GAACAAAATTTGCGTGCAGCAGTCGCAGAGAACTATGACCTGATCATCACAGCAACATTTCAGGCAGAGGATGCTCTGAAGAAGGTGGCTACAGAGAATTCTGATAAGTCATTTGCTATTGTTGATGTAACCGTTGATCTACCCAATGTACGTAGCGTAGGTTTCCGTGAATATGAAGCTGCATACTTGTTAGGTGCAACAGCAGGTTTGTCGACCAAGACGAACATCGTCGGTATGGTAGCTGCTGTTGATATTCCACTTATTAAGAAATTCACTGAGGGATTTCGTCAAGGGCTGGCATCGACCAATCCAACTGCTGAATTCCTTGTCAACTATGTAGGTGGATTTGCAGATCCCGCTAAGGCTAAAGAATTAGCATTGGTGACTGCTGGTAAAGGGGCCGACTTCATTGCTGGTGCTGCGGCAACAAGCGACTTAGGCGTATTCGAAGCTGCTAAAGAAAAGGGCTTCTATACATCAGGTCAGGACGTGGACCGTACGGAGCTTGATCCTGAGCACATCGTGTTGTCACAGTTGAAATCCACAGATACAGTAACCTATGAAACTGTAAAAGATTTCGTTAACGATAAATTCGAATTTGGCGCAGTGAACTACGGTTTGAAAGAGGATGGTGTCGGTGTGACATTCATTACTCGTGATAGCAAGTCAGCTCTTAGTCCGTTCATCGGGCAAGAAGTTATTGATAAGGTAAAGAAAATTCGTGATGATATCGTAGCAGGTACAATTGAAGTTAAAGATCCGCTACAGCAATAATTACGGTGTGTACGGAGTGGCAAGTTATTGCCGGTTGCCAATGAGCAGCCGGCTTTGCTGTCACTATCGGTTGCTTATATATGAATTGTAAACGTGGAGACAAAAGAGGAAGGAGCATGGGCTATGCTGCTGCAGATGGGGAATATAACGAAACAATATGGTGGAGTTATCGCCAATCAAGGTGTGAATTTTGATTTGGTAGAAGGTGAAGTACATGCACTGGTCGGCGAGAATGGTGCGGGTAAAACGACGTTGATGCGTATTTTATATGGTATGGAGCAGCCAACCTCAGGCACAGTCAAGATACGGGGAAACAATGTCTCCTTTGCTAATCCCGCTAAGGCAATGGCGAGTGGGGTTGGTATGGTGCATCAGCATTTCATGTTGTTTCCCTCTTTCACGGTTGCAGAGAATATTGTTATTGGGCGTGAACCGGCTGCAGGGTTAAGATTTGATCGTAAAGCGGCCGCTAAACTTGTGGAAGAGCTAGGTAGACGTTATGGTATGCCGGTGGACCCATGGGCTAAACTATCTGATTGTCCCATGGGAATGCAACAGAGAGTCGAGATTCTTAAGGTGTTATATCAGGGAGCGGACATTATTGTATTGGATGAGCCTACGGGAGCCTTGACCCCATTAGAGGTCAAGGAACTATTGGCGAATGTGAAGGCGTTAGCTCTTCAGGGTAAAAGCTTCATTCTTATTACTCACAAGCTCCATGAGGTGATGGAAGTTGCGGATCGGATTACAGTATTGCGTGATGGACAGGTTACGGGAACCCTTGCTGCGGCGGATACAGATATAGAACAACTATCTCGTTTGATGGTTGGGAGAGATCTTATTTCACTGGATAAGAAGCCAGTCTCATTGGGAGAACCCGTTCTGGAAATACAGGGACTTGGTATTACAGGGCTCAAGGGTAAGCCGTTACTTCAAGATATTCATCTACAGGTTCGGGCAGGCGAAATCGTAGGTGTCGCAGGCATATCTGGAAATGGTCAATCGGAGCTCATTCAAGCAATTTCAGGCATTCGGAAGGGCGATGTAGGAACTATTCGTTTAGCAGGTATGGACACTGCCGGACTGACTGTTCGGGATATTCGTGAACGTGGACTGGCACATATTCCAGAAGATCGCTATTTGTGGGGCGCGGCTAAAGACGCTACTGTGCTGGACAATGGGCTGATGGGTCATCATCATAAGTTTCAGAATCGGGGCATAGTTACGCACAAAGCGGCGCGTAATACAGTAGGGCAATGGATTCGGCAGTTCGGCATTAAGGCAGGTTCCATGGATGATAAGGTTCAGCATTTATCCGGGGGAAATTTGCAGAAGCTTATTGCTGCCCGTGAATTTGCGCAAGAGACGCCGTTTCTAATCGCTGCTGAACCTACGCGCGGGGTGGATATCGGAGCGATGGAGATTATTCATACTGAGCTTATTCGTAAAAGGGATGCCGGGGCTGGAATTCTACTTGTGTCCTCTGAGCTAACCGAGATTCTACAACTATCCGATCGGATAGTCGTGATGTATGAAGGAGAAGTGGTTGGTGAGTTGTCTGCTTTGGAAGCAACGGAAGAGAAGATCAGTCTGCTAATGGCAGGGGGGAAACAACGGACATGAGTGTTATTAAACAGAGCCTACGCGGACTGATACAGCCGCTACTGGCTATTATTATTGGTTTAGTGGCTGGAGCTATTGCTATTCTGATTGTTGGCGGCTCCATAACCGAGACTTACGTGGAAATGTGGAATGGGGCGTTCGGTAGTTTTTATTTTCTAACGAATACGCTCGCGCGTGCAACACCCATTATTCTGGCAGGGTTAGGTATTGCACTGGCATTCCGTGCAGGCTTCTTTAATATGGGAGCAGAAGGACAGATGGTTCTGGGAGGAATATCTGCTGCGCTTACGGCACTTTACCTTCCAGGACCCGGTTGGCTTGTGTTGATTGTGTCCATTGTAGCCGGCATTGTAGCTGGCGGATTGTGGTCTGTTCTGGCGGGTTGGCTCGATGCACGGTTCGGAATGAACCTTCTTATTACGACATTACTACTTAATTATATTGCGATTCTCTTTGCAGGATATCTGGTCGCTTATCCATTCAAAGATACGACGGGTTCTGCCGCTATGGCACAGTCAGCGATGATTGATCAGAGTGTATGGTTGCCTAAGTTATTTCAAGGTATGGGTCTTCATGCCGGGTTTATTCTTGCTATTGTGGCTGCTCTATTATTGTATGTTTTTATGAAGAAGACGGTAGCCGGATATGAGATTAGAATGCTAGGTAACAACCCACTCTTTGCCTCTTATGGTGGAGTGCGGCGAGGACGCATGATGATGATCGCAATGCTCGTTAGTGGTGGACTTGCAGGTCTTGCAGGAGCGGGTGAAGTGCTAGGTACGCAGTACCGATTCCTAGATGGCTCCTTATCCTCGGCTAGTTATGCTTGGAGTGGTATTATGGCCACGCTACTAGCGAGTTCTCATCCTCTAGGTACGGCGCTTGCAGCCATTCTACTTGCTGCTTTACAGACTGGTGCGATGGGCGTTGAACGAAATACGGAAGTGCCACTAGAAGTGGCAAGTGTGATTCAGGCGGTACTCACATTATTCGTATCTGCAAGAATAGGATATACATTCTGGAAGCGCAGAAAGGAGAAACAATCGAATGGAACAACTTCTTGATGCCGCTCTATTCAGTTCCATGCTGCGCGTAGTGACTCCGATTTTACTTGCTGCATTAGGTGGGGCGCTCTGTTCCAGAGTGGGCCTGTTTAATGTAGCCTTGGAAGGATTCGTTCTTGTGGGTGCATTCTCGGGAATCGTGGGTAACTATCTCTTTGGTAATGTATGGATTGCGGTATTGTTTGCGGTATTATGTGTCATGCTGTTTTCGCTAATATTTGGTTATATTAGTATTAATCTTAAGGCTAATGTTATTGTTGTCGGGATTTCGTTGAACTTTTTGGCTGCTGGCCTCACGACCTTTTTGTTGCGGGCGATCTTTGATGTTAAGGGAGCTTATTATGATAACAATATGGTGGGACTTCCGAAATGGGACATCCCCTTTATCCAGGATATTCCTTGGTTAGGTAGCGTTATTTCGGGGCAAAGCCCACTCGTTTATTTAGCGCTTATCTTAGTTGCCGTGCTACAGTTCTTCTTGTTCAAGACCATCTCAGGCTTTCGGATGCGTTCGGTTGGGGAGAACCCAGTAGCCGCGCAAAGTATCGGGATTAAAGTACGCAAGCATCAGTATAGTGCTGTACTGGCATGTGGGGTGCTCTGTGGTTTGGCTGGAGCGCAACTATCGCTAGGGCAGGTAACGATGTTTACAGAGGGCATGACGGCAGGGCGAGGTTTCATTGCACTTGTAGCTACGATGCTTGGACAGGCAAGTCCGATAGGTGTGATGGCATCGAGCATGTTGTTTGGATTTATGGACGCTTTAGGTATACGTCTTCAAGGCTTCTCTATGCCGTCGCACTTTACACAAATGCTACCTTATATAGTAACGCTAATCGCGATGTTCTTCTTCAAAGATCGAAGTTATCTAGAGGATGCACATAAAGCAGGCGGAAGCTCACGTTAGAAAGATAGGAATACAGGAGGATGCCCACATTGCATACAAAAGCTGATCGTCTAAAATCTGCAAAAGCCCCCAAGGTTCAGCAGTTGGATACTACGCTACAACATCGTTTGCCTCCTGGGCAGTCATTGACCGAGAAGTTTCCCATATTGCATGAAGGTGAAGTGCCTGAATACGATTTGGCAACTTGGAATCTTCGCATATTTGGAGAGGTCGAAGAGGAAAGAACCTTTAGCTATGAAGATCTGAAGGCGATGCCCCAGTCTAATACGGTTAGTGATATTCACTGTGTAACGCGTTGGTCCAAGTTCGATACCCCTTGGGAGGGTGTACGCTTCACGGATTTATTAAAGGTTATCCAAGTGAAGCCGGAGGCTCAGTTCGTTATGATTCATGCTGATCCTGAATACGATACGAATCTTCCGCTAGTAGATTTGATGAATGATGATGTTTTGTTAGCTTTTAACTTTGATAATAAGCCTTTAACGGCTAAACATGGCTGGCCATTACGACTTGTTGTACCGCATTTATATTTCTGGAAGAGTGCGAAGTGGATCCGTGGAATTGAGTTCATGCGTGAGGACCGTCAAGGCTTCTGGGAAAGTAATGGTTTCCATAATACGGCTGACCCATTTCTTGAGCAACGTTTCTCAGGTGAAGATATTCCAATTCCCGAAGATGAATGGAGACGGAAGGAGTTCGATTAAGATGTTGATGTCAATTTTGCAAGTAGATTCAGAGGATATTCCCCCGTATGCAATTGTATGTGGAGATCCGAAGCGAGCTGAAATTATTGCTCAGAGACTTAAAGGGGCTAGAGAGTTAGCATTCAGCCGCGAATACCGGACATTTGTTGGGGAGTATGAAGGTGTGCAACTAGCTGTAGTGAGCCATGGTGTAGGTTGCCCTGGAGCAGCTGTCTGTTTCGAAGAGTTAATTCGTGCAGGAGTGAACACCTTGATTCGAGTCGGTACGGCGGGTTCTTATTCAGAGGATCATCCAGCGGGCAGCCTAGTTGTCAGTACGGCTGCGGTTCGTGCGGATGGGCTAACACGGCAGTTAGTGCCTGAGGGTTTCCCTGCTGTTGGTGATAGTCAGGTCGTCAGTGCATTATACGAAGCGGCAAGCTTTGAGGCTGGAGTGACAGCGAAAGGGATTACCGTCACATTAGATGCTTTTTTCGCTGGCGTTGAGGAGATTCCTCATCGTAAGTATAAACAGGCAGGGGCCATTGCAGTTGAAATGGAGATTGCAGCACTTTATGTGGTTAGTACGCTTCGTGGAGCTCGTGCCGGAGCCATTCTAGCCATAGACGGTTACGCAGATGCTGAATTAGCCGAAGTCTATGATCCCCATACAGATGCAGTGGCACATGCTGTTGAGCGAGAGATTGCAGCTGCCCTGCGTGCCATCGTGTCATTGGCGCTTGAAGATGAGAAGACAGGAAGAGCTTGATAAGTCATTGTAATAGAAGTAGAAACCGTTGAATATTATAAAAATAAGTGTAGTCCTTTAGCAGCTTGATGAATCGCGATTCTGACTTGCACTGGTGAAGATACAACTTCTCTGTTGTAAGACATTTTTTCATATTAATAGGTCAGCCAGAACTTCTGGTTGGCCTATTTAAAATATAAGGAAGTCGCAAAAGTCGCTTAGAACGATAAAATTTCTGAAGATTTGTGATTATTTTGGGAATAATGAATGTAATAGTATATTGGATAACTTCAATTTGATAAATCAATGAAACTGAAAGGGTGTTGTTCATGTGGTTCTCAAAATCGCAAGAAGAAGTTCTTCAAGAGCTTCAAGTAAATGCTGCAACTGGGCTGACAACAGAAGAAGCTAAATCCAGGCTTGAACGATACGGTGTCAATAAGCTGAAAGGGAAACCTAAGAAAAGTATGGTCTCACTCTTCTTCGCACAAATGAAAGATATGCTTATCTATGTTCTTTTAGGTGCCGCGGTTATAACGCTACTCATCGGAGAATTCATGGATACGATCATCATTGTTGCCGTCGTTATTCTAAATGCACTAATTGGTGTAATTCAAGAAAACAAAGCGGAGAAAGCTATTGAAGCGCTGCAGCAAATGACGACACCCAAAGCACTTGTTAGACGTGATGGAGAAGTGAAAGAAATCCAATCCGAGGACATTGTACCGGGAGATATCATCATACTAGATGCAGGAAGGTTCATCTCTGCTGATTTACGTTTATTAGAGAGCGCGAATCTACAAATTGAGGAATCTGCGTTAACTGGTGAATCCGTACCCACAGACAAACATGCGGATGCCATTCACACAAATCCTAAAACGCCTATTGGAGACAAATCCAACATGGCATTTATGTCCACCCTTGTGACCTATGGCAGAGGTGAAGGAATTGCAGTAGCTACGGCTATGGATACGGAAATGGGGAAAATAGCCAAAATTCTAGATGATGATAATAAGGAATTGACCCCACTACAAAAAAAATTAGAGGAACTCGGTAAGACCCTAGGGTATATTGCGATCGGTATATGTTTGTTTATACTTATCATTGCTCTTATCCAAAAAAGAGACTTATTCGAAATGCTTTTAACTGCCATCAGTTTAGCCGTTGCGGCTATTCCGGAAGGTCTTCCAGCGATTGTGGCGATCGTATTAGCGCTTGGCGTTACAAGAATGTCGAAGATTAATGCCATCGTGAAGAAGCTAACGGCCGTTGAAACATTGGGCTCAGTTAATATTATTTGCTCAGACAAAACAGGTACACTTACGCAAAATAAAATGTCTGTCGTGAAGCATTTCATATCGCCAAAACAAAGTAAGGATGAATCTCCTGCTGCGTTAATTAAAGCACTTGTATTATGTTCAGATGCAACCTTCGAACATGGGAAAAGTACCGGAGATCCTACAGAAATAGCTTTAGTCGTATTCGGTGATCAGAATAATTTAACCAAAAGAACCTTAGATGCCGAGTTTAAAAGAGTTTCCGAAAAGCCCTTTGATTCCGACCGGAAGCTGATGTCTACATTAAATACAATGGAATCCGGCTATCGTGTACATACAAAGGGTGCTATCGATCAACTATTACAGATTGCTACCTCGGCACTCGTTAATGGAGAGGTTGTGGCCTTGACAGAAGAAATGAAGTCCCAATATGTTAAGGCTTCCGAAGAGATGTCGAATGATGCCTTAAGAGTTCTTGCTGCGGCTTATAATGATACCGATCGTATGATAGATCCAGATGAGATGGAATCTGATCTTACGTTACTTGGATTCGTAGGGATGATTGACCCGCCAAGACTTGAAGTGAAGGACTCTATACGGGAAGCAAAAGTGGCGGGAATTACTTCAGTGATGATCACTGGCGACCACAAGAATACAGCGTTTGCGATTGCGAAAGAACTAGGAATTGCAGATTCCATCGAACAAAGTATGACTGGTGCTGAAATCGATGAATTGTCAGATGAAGATTTCTCACAACAAATTAGTAACTATAGAGTATTTGCTCGCGTTTCACCTGAGCACAAAGTGAAGATTATTAGAGCCCTCAAGGCTCAGGGGAATATCGTCTCAATGACTGGTGATGGAGTAAATGATGCTCCTTCTTTAAAATATGCTGATATCGGTGTGGCCATGGGGATTACCGGGACAGATGTTTCCAAGGGCGCTAGTGACATGATCTTAACAGATGATAACTTCACGACAATCGTCCATGCGATTAGAGAAGGAAGGAATATTTATTTAAATATTCGGAAGGCTGTTATTTTCCTGTTATCATGTAACCTTGGTGAAGTAATTGCCATACTCGCATCGATCCTGTTCTTTTGGCCCATACCGCTTCTACCAACCCAGATTTTGTGGGTCAATCTTGTAACGGATACATTGCCTGCGATTGCACTCGGTGCTGACCCCGGTGAGAAAGATGTGATGAAGAAGAAACCAAGGGACCCGAAGGAAAGCTTTTTCGCGAAAGGCGCAGGATGGCGAGCTGTTATAGGTGGAGTGCTGATTGGGACGTTAACTTTAGTTGCTTTTTATTTAGGTTTATATGAACACGGATATAGCCTAGGCTCAAATAATATCTCTGAGGAAGCTATGACTTATGCGAGGACGATGGCCTTTGTTGTTCTTGCAACGTCACAATTGTTCTACTCGTTATCGATGAGAAGCGAAACAAAGAACATATTTCAATTGGGGCTATTTACGAACAAGTACTTGCTAGGGGCAATAATCATCGGATTAATTCTACAGTTTGGAGTGATTTCCATACCGTTCTTTGCCACAGCATTTAAGGTAGAATTCATCTCATTTACGGATTGGGGATTAGTGATCGGATTAGGATTAGTTCCTCTTATCATAAATGAAATCATTAAGATGTTTCGGAGAAGTGCAAATAGCAGTGAAGCGTGAATCAAAGAAGCCTCCTAAACCACAAAAGTGGCTAGGAGGCTTCTATTCTATTATTATCGACAACAAGTGACATTTTTCATTGACGGCAGGTAAGTAATAGGTTAGTGTACAGTGATTATACACAAATATTATATGAGAAGTAGGGAACGGAATAACGCCCCTGCTTTTTTTTCTTTGGAGGGCTTAAGATAATTAAGATAATGGCTGACTCAACGTGTGATTTGACGGAAGAGATTATTGAGAAATATAACATTGGTATCGCACCATTAACAATAATGATAAACGGTAAAGAGTACAGAGATAAAATAGATATAAAAGCCGATGAGTTTTATGCTATCCTTGGAAATCTTGAAGAAGACCCCACGACATCCATGCCAAACCCAACCAAATATTTGAACATTATAAAGGAAGCCATAGAAGATGGTTGCACAGAGATACTATGTATTTGTATGTCAAGTGGTACAAGTGGATCTTATCAATCAGCTGAAATAGCAAAAGAAACTTTTTTCGATCAAAATTGTGACTCTTCTATTAAAATCCATATCGTAGATTCAACCTCAATGAGCCAAGGCAGTGGATGGCTAATTTTGAAATCTGCTATATTGAGAGAAAAAGGATTTAATTTTGAAGAACTAATACATTTTAATGAAACCTATAAAAGTAATGTGAAACATTTTCTCTGTGTAGATGATTTAAATCATTTAATTAAAAGTGGTAGGCTTACAAATGTTAGTGCATTAATAGGTAGGATTTTGAAAGTCAAGCCGATCATGTCTATGAGAAATGGTAAGGGAGCTATAGTAGCTAAGGAAAGAGGACTAAAAGGGGTATTAAACCATTATGTGAAAGAGTTTAACCAAAGAAATGATTGGGAAGTCACAGATTTCATTATCATAGGTTACACTTCGGAGAGAACGATTGCTGACAAATTGATGGATAAGATTAGACAAGAAACAGAATTTAAAGGGGAAATATTTATTATGCAAATGGGGGTAGCGGTAGGGACTCATGTAGGATTAGGGGCAGTTTCCATGTTCTTTATTGAGAAGGGACATAAGAGAGATGGTTTGTTGATCAATGAAATGAATGGAATAACCGAAAAGAAAAATGAATTCATACATAAAATAAAGAATAGATAAAAAAGAAGCCATTAGGACAGATATAAATCCTAATGGTTTCTTTTTGCGTGTGGATGGAGCATTCTAAGCTTTTAGGAGTAAAGCCTCTAGATAGGAACGTGTGTTTCCGTTATAATATAAATGATAGATATAGAAGCGTTTATTTGTCACGTCGTGGGCTAATTTGGTAAGCTATTCACTACATAGGGTTAAGAATAGTGATAGTTTTTAAGAGAATAGGATAGATGCTCCTGATTATTTAAATGCGAGGTGGAGGAATCGTCTATGAAATTGTACGTAACCGTTAAAAGCTTGGGTAAACGTAAGAATATACTGACAAAAAATGAAATAGAGCTTCCAGTCGTTCCGACAACACTGAGGGAGCTCATTACGGAAGTTGTTATTATGAATGTGCAGGAGTTAAAGGATAAGCAACAAAGTACGGCGCTGATGCCATTCCTAACAGGGGCGGAGATCGAGGCGCGTGGAGAGAGTGGAAAGGTAGGATTCGGCTCGGTGTATAACGAACAGAGTCCTGATGTTGCGAAAGCAGTAGAGACCGCATTATTAGCTTTTGAAGATGGGTTATATAAAGTATTTATTCGTGAAGAAGAGAATAGTCATTTGGAGTCACCGCTTAAGCTTATGGAAGAAGATGAAATTGTATTTATCAGGTTTACAATGTTGGCTGGAAGCTTATGGTGAAGGGAGACAATGAATAATGGAGAAGCATGAACAAGAGAAGCGTTACTATGCATTATTACAAGAAAGAGCAGAGGGGTTAGATCCTCATCTTTCTCCATTAGCGAAGTTAGTGGTAGAGTTGGGGCAAATGAGGCATGTGCGCCAGGATGAAGAGTGTTTTTTGAAATGCCAAGAGATATTGTATTCACTTGCTGCGGGAAATGACGAGGTATTATTCGAACCACTGGTGAAAGTTGTGAGGCAACTTACGAATGTGTACACGGGAGAAATTTTTGATTATATTACGACTCATGCGACTGAATACCCTTATGGCACAGGATACGTACGAAGACCTTTTCGTACATCGGAACGGAGCGCCCACATGGGTCAGGTGATAAGCAAGATGAGCTCGCTTTTATCCATGGATTGTCATGAATTCGCAGTTATTGATTATTTGACGTTAGCGGACTATCCATTGAAGCAGAATTATCAATTGGCACAGACGATTAGTGACGTTATTGCCTTCGAGCTAGATTGTAACAATACAGAGGTTATTACGGCACTTAAGGAAATTGTATATGGAGATAATCAAACGGCGTTACTCACTCATGGGATGATCAAAGGAATATTTATGAGTCATCATGCGGAGTTGTACGTAATGCTAGGCGAGCTATTAGCGGCTGCAAGATTGCAAGAGGGGCTTCGACAATCTATTGTGGAACGAATGGACGAGGGGACGCTCGAGGCGAACCTGTACATGCTGAAGGTCATTATTGACCAAGGATTTATTCGCTATAGTTCTGTCGTGAGGGCACTTGGTGTATGGACAGGTATGGGGCTGGAATCAGTGAATCAGCGAGTGGCTGGACAGCTTATAGAGGGAGCGTATCATGTTTTAAGTGATGAATCCGTTCGTGCGTCG
The nucleotide sequence above comes from Paenibacillus sp. IHBB 10380. Encoded proteins:
- a CDS encoding BMP family lipoprotein; its protein translation is MKRSLSFVLSVIMLTVLLAACGSNTAKDEQSTNSGAGDQAKTKKIALVLPEKIGVNPFFVQMDEGFNKAGAEFGVEVKTIQSTDPAAFEQNLRAAVAENYDLIITATFQAEDALKKVATENSDKSFAIVDVTVDLPNVRSVGFREYEAAYLLGATAGLSTKTNIVGMVAAVDIPLIKKFTEGFRQGLASTNPTAEFLVNYVGGFADPAKAKELALVTAGKGADFIAGAAATSDLGVFEAAKEKGFYTSGQDVDRTELDPEHIVLSQLKSTDTVTYETVKDFVNDKFEFGAVNYGLKEDGVGVTFITRDSKSALSPFIGQEVIDKVKKIRDDIVAGTIEVKDPLQQ
- a CDS encoding ABC transporter ATP-binding protein; translated protein: MLLQMGNITKQYGGVIANQGVNFDLVEGEVHALVGENGAGKTTLMRILYGMEQPTSGTVKIRGNNVSFANPAKAMASGVGMVHQHFMLFPSFTVAENIVIGREPAAGLRFDRKAAAKLVEELGRRYGMPVDPWAKLSDCPMGMQQRVEILKVLYQGADIIVLDEPTGALTPLEVKELLANVKALALQGKSFILITHKLHEVMEVADRITVLRDGQVTGTLAAADTDIEQLSRLMVGRDLISLDKKPVSLGEPVLEIQGLGITGLKGKPLLQDIHLQVRAGEIVGVAGISGNGQSELIQAISGIRKGDVGTIRLAGMDTAGLTVRDIRERGLAHIPEDRYLWGAAKDATVLDNGLMGHHHKFQNRGIVTHKAARNTVGQWIRQFGIKAGSMDDKVQHLSGGNLQKLIAAREFAQETPFLIAAEPTRGVDIGAMEIIHTELIRKRDAGAGILLVSSELTEILQLSDRIVVMYEGEVVGELSALEATEEKISLLMAGGKQRT
- a CDS encoding ABC transporter permease; translated protein: MSVIKQSLRGLIQPLLAIIIGLVAGAIAILIVGGSITETYVEMWNGAFGSFYFLTNTLARATPIILAGLGIALAFRAGFFNMGAEGQMVLGGISAALTALYLPGPGWLVLIVSIVAGIVAGGLWSVLAGWLDARFGMNLLITTLLLNYIAILFAGYLVAYPFKDTTGSAAMAQSAMIDQSVWLPKLFQGMGLHAGFILAIVAALLLYVFMKKTVAGYEIRMLGNNPLFASYGGVRRGRMMMIAMLVSGGLAGLAGAGEVLGTQYRFLDGSLSSASYAWSGIMATLLASSHPLGTALAAILLAALQTGAMGVERNTEVPLEVASVIQAVLTLFVSARIGYTFWKRRKEKQSNGTTS
- a CDS encoding ABC transporter permease; this translates as MEQLLDAALFSSMLRVVTPILLAALGGALCSRVGLFNVALEGFVLVGAFSGIVGNYLFGNVWIAVLFAVLCVMLFSLIFGYISINLKANVIVVGISLNFLAAGLTTFLLRAIFDVKGAYYDNNMVGLPKWDIPFIQDIPWLGSVISGQSPLVYLALILVAVLQFFLFKTISGFRMRSVGENPVAAQSIGIKVRKHQYSAVLACGVLCGLAGAQLSLGQVTMFTEGMTAGRGFIALVATMLGQASPIGVMASSMLFGFMDALGIRLQGFSMPSHFTQMLPYIVTLIAMFFFKDRSYLEDAHKAGGSSR
- a CDS encoding sulfite oxidase-like oxidoreductase, with the translated sequence MHTKADRLKSAKAPKVQQLDTTLQHRLPPGQSLTEKFPILHEGEVPEYDLATWNLRIFGEVEEERTFSYEDLKAMPQSNTVSDIHCVTRWSKFDTPWEGVRFTDLLKVIQVKPEAQFVMIHADPEYDTNLPLVDLMNDDVLLAFNFDNKPLTAKHGWPLRLVVPHLYFWKSAKWIRGIEFMREDRQGFWESNGFHNTADPFLEQRFSGEDIPIPEDEWRRKEFD
- a CDS encoding nucleoside phosphorylase, which translates into the protein MLMSILQVDSEDIPPYAIVCGDPKRAEIIAQRLKGARELAFSREYRTFVGEYEGVQLAVVSHGVGCPGAAVCFEELIRAGVNTLIRVGTAGSYSEDHPAGSLVVSTAAVRADGLTRQLVPEGFPAVGDSQVVSALYEAASFEAGVTAKGITVTLDAFFAGVEEIPHRKYKQAGAIAVEMEIAALYVVSTLRGARAGAILAIDGYADAELAEVYDPHTDAVAHAVEREIAAALRAIVSLALEDEKTGRA
- a CDS encoding cation-translocating P-type ATPase; protein product: MFMWFSKSQEEVLQELQVNAATGLTTEEAKSRLERYGVNKLKGKPKKSMVSLFFAQMKDMLIYVLLGAAVITLLIGEFMDTIIIVAVVILNALIGVIQENKAEKAIEALQQMTTPKALVRRDGEVKEIQSEDIVPGDIIILDAGRFISADLRLLESANLQIEESALTGESVPTDKHADAIHTNPKTPIGDKSNMAFMSTLVTYGRGEGIAVATAMDTEMGKIAKILDDDNKELTPLQKKLEELGKTLGYIAIGICLFILIIALIQKRDLFEMLLTAISLAVAAIPEGLPAIVAIVLALGVTRMSKINAIVKKLTAVETLGSVNIICSDKTGTLTQNKMSVVKHFISPKQSKDESPAALIKALVLCSDATFEHGKSTGDPTEIALVVFGDQNNLTKRTLDAEFKRVSEKPFDSDRKLMSTLNTMESGYRVHTKGAIDQLLQIATSALVNGEVVALTEEMKSQYVKASEEMSNDALRVLAAAYNDTDRMIDPDEMESDLTLLGFVGMIDPPRLEVKDSIREAKVAGITSVMITGDHKNTAFAIAKELGIADSIEQSMTGAEIDELSDEDFSQQISNYRVFARVSPEHKVKIIRALKAQGNIVSMTGDGVNDAPSLKYADIGVAMGITGTDVSKGASDMILTDDNFTTIVHAIREGRNIYLNIRKAVIFLLSCNLGEVIAILASILFFWPIPLLPTQILWVNLVTDTLPAIALGADPGEKDVMKKKPRDPKESFFAKGAGWRAVIGGVLIGTLTLVAFYLGLYEHGYSLGSNNISEEAMTYARTMAFVVLATSQLFYSLSMRSETKNIFQLGLFTNKYLLGAIIIGLILQFGVISIPFFATAFKVEFISFTDWGLVIGLGLVPLIINEIIKMFRRSANSSEA
- a CDS encoding DegV family protein; amino-acid sequence: MADSTCDLTEEIIEKYNIGIAPLTIMINGKEYRDKIDIKADEFYAILGNLEEDPTTSMPNPTKYLNIIKEAIEDGCTEILCICMSSGTSGSYQSAEIAKETFFDQNCDSSIKIHIVDSTSMSQGSGWLILKSAILREKGFNFEELIHFNETYKSNVKHFLCVDDLNHLIKSGRLTNVSALIGRILKVKPIMSMRNGKGAIVAKERGLKGVLNHYVKEFNQRNDWEVTDFIIIGYTSERTIADKLMDKIRQETEFKGEIFIMQMGVAVGTHVGLGAVSMFFIEKGHKRDGLLINEMNGITEKKNEFIHKIKNR